In a genomic window of Plectropomus leopardus isolate mb chromosome 6, YSFRI_Pleo_2.0, whole genome shotgun sequence:
- the ccdc117 gene encoding coiled-coil domain-containing protein 117 isoform X1 has protein sequence MYSFSGPTSIPEFDLASPSTSGHLQRATLSNNSWGTRCLRKHRRRVDDEGCSAKRRRLTLEAEVDISENTNTSICNDGPTANSCSPVSAQQASPAPPQPCSASQPSTSLQPSSALSRPETESSCMEIETAQRKLQEIEDRITLEDDDEDEDLDVEPAPRRPVLVISDSLKEGLQRGINDILLHTVAQSVYVPPRSHSCMELVLWRPPDDPFSRRRKGSLQKQSKQQTVSRQPPTPCPSPTPHSPSSPPPDTHSPLYSFPVAHSSGEEDMEM, from the exons ATGTATTCATTTTCAGGCCCCACAAGCATCCCTGAATTTGATCTCGCATCTCCAAGTACGTCTGGCCATCTACAGAGAGCAACTCTCTCTAACAA CAGCTGGGGGACAAGGTGCCTCAGGAAGCACAGGAGGAGAGTTGATGATGA GGGATGCAGTGCTAAAAGGAGGAGGTTAACGTTGGAGGCAGAAGTGGACATTTCAGAGAACACAAACACTAGCATTTGTAATGACGGGCCGACAGCAAACAGCTGCTCTCCTGTGTCTGCTCAGCAAGCCAGCCCTGCACCTCCACAGCCCTGCTCAGCATCGCAACCCTCTACTTCGTTGCAGCCCTCGTCTGCTCTGTCCCGACCCGAGACAGAGAGCTCCTGCATGGAGATAGAGACGGCTCAGAGGAAACTTCAGGAGATTGAAGACAG AATCACGCTGGAGGATGACGATGAGGACGAAGATCTGGATGTGGAGCCGGCCCCTAGACGGCCAGTGCTGGTGATCTCTGACAGTTTGAAGGAGGGTCTGCAGCGCGGCATCAATGACATCCTTCTGCACACAGTAGCCCAGTCTGTGTATGTTCCACCAAG GAGCCACTCCTGCATGGAGTTGGTATTGTGGCGCCCACCAGACGATCCCTTCAGTCGGCGGCGAAAGGGCTCATTacagaaacaaagtaaacaacagACAGTATCTCGGCAACCCCCGACTCCGTGTCCATCTCCCACCCCTCACAGCCCCTCCAGTCCACCTCCAGACACACACTCCCCTCTGTACAGCTTTCCTGTGGCCCACAGTTCTGGAGAGGAGGACATGGAAATGTAA
- the ccdc117 gene encoding coiled-coil domain-containing protein 117 isoform X2 produces MYSFSGPTSIPEFDLASPSTSGHLQRATLSNNWGTRCLRKHRRRVDDEGCSAKRRRLTLEAEVDISENTNTSICNDGPTANSCSPVSAQQASPAPPQPCSASQPSTSLQPSSALSRPETESSCMEIETAQRKLQEIEDRITLEDDDEDEDLDVEPAPRRPVLVISDSLKEGLQRGINDILLHTVAQSVYVPPRSHSCMELVLWRPPDDPFSRRRKGSLQKQSKQQTVSRQPPTPCPSPTPHSPSSPPPDTHSPLYSFPVAHSSGEEDMEM; encoded by the exons ATGTATTCATTTTCAGGCCCCACAAGCATCCCTGAATTTGATCTCGCATCTCCAAGTACGTCTGGCCATCTACAGAGAGCAACTCTCTCTAACAA CTGGGGGACAAGGTGCCTCAGGAAGCACAGGAGGAGAGTTGATGATGA GGGATGCAGTGCTAAAAGGAGGAGGTTAACGTTGGAGGCAGAAGTGGACATTTCAGAGAACACAAACACTAGCATTTGTAATGACGGGCCGACAGCAAACAGCTGCTCTCCTGTGTCTGCTCAGCAAGCCAGCCCTGCACCTCCACAGCCCTGCTCAGCATCGCAACCCTCTACTTCGTTGCAGCCCTCGTCTGCTCTGTCCCGACCCGAGACAGAGAGCTCCTGCATGGAGATAGAGACGGCTCAGAGGAAACTTCAGGAGATTGAAGACAG AATCACGCTGGAGGATGACGATGAGGACGAAGATCTGGATGTGGAGCCGGCCCCTAGACGGCCAGTGCTGGTGATCTCTGACAGTTTGAAGGAGGGTCTGCAGCGCGGCATCAATGACATCCTTCTGCACACAGTAGCCCAGTCTGTGTATGTTCCACCAAG GAGCCACTCCTGCATGGAGTTGGTATTGTGGCGCCCACCAGACGATCCCTTCAGTCGGCGGCGAAAGGGCTCATTacagaaacaaagtaaacaacagACAGTATCTCGGCAACCCCCGACTCCGTGTCCATCTCCCACCCCTCACAGCCCCTCCAGTCCACCTCCAGACACACACTCCCCTCTGTACAGCTTTCCTGTGGCCCACAGTTCTGGAGAGGAGGACATGGAAATGTAA
- the ccdc117 gene encoding coiled-coil domain-containing protein 117 isoform X3 codes for MYSFSGPTSIPEFDLASPSTSGHLQRATLSNNSWGTRCLRKHRRRVDDEGCSAKRRRLTLEAEVDISENTNTSICNDGPTANSCSPVSAQQASPAPPQPCSASQPSTSLQPSSALSRPETESSCMEIETAQRKLQEIEDRITLEDDDEDEDLDVEPAPRRPVLVISDSLKEGLQRGINDILLHTVAQSVSHSCMELVLWRPPDDPFSRRRKGSLQKQSKQQTVSRQPPTPCPSPTPHSPSSPPPDTHSPLYSFPVAHSSGEEDMEM; via the exons ATGTATTCATTTTCAGGCCCCACAAGCATCCCTGAATTTGATCTCGCATCTCCAAGTACGTCTGGCCATCTACAGAGAGCAACTCTCTCTAACAA CAGCTGGGGGACAAGGTGCCTCAGGAAGCACAGGAGGAGAGTTGATGATGA GGGATGCAGTGCTAAAAGGAGGAGGTTAACGTTGGAGGCAGAAGTGGACATTTCAGAGAACACAAACACTAGCATTTGTAATGACGGGCCGACAGCAAACAGCTGCTCTCCTGTGTCTGCTCAGCAAGCCAGCCCTGCACCTCCACAGCCCTGCTCAGCATCGCAACCCTCTACTTCGTTGCAGCCCTCGTCTGCTCTGTCCCGACCCGAGACAGAGAGCTCCTGCATGGAGATAGAGACGGCTCAGAGGAAACTTCAGGAGATTGAAGACAG AATCACGCTGGAGGATGACGATGAGGACGAAGATCTGGATGTGGAGCCGGCCCCTAGACGGCCAGTGCTGGTGATCTCTGACAGTTTGAAGGAGGGTCTGCAGCGCGGCATCAATGACATCCTTCTGCACACAGTAGCCCAGTCTGT GAGCCACTCCTGCATGGAGTTGGTATTGTGGCGCCCACCAGACGATCCCTTCAGTCGGCGGCGAAAGGGCTCATTacagaaacaaagtaaacaacagACAGTATCTCGGCAACCCCCGACTCCGTGTCCATCTCCCACCCCTCACAGCCCCTCCAGTCCACCTCCAGACACACACTCCCCTCTGTACAGCTTTCCTGTGGCCCACAGTTCTGGAGAGGAGGACATGGAAATGTAA
- the tcn2 gene encoding transcobalamin-2, whose product MLPLIIITSLLAFTSGKPCDTEGSNRELHLSLNKNLLRSLETQEGLPNPSVHLALRLSDNHNSAKESDHLNKLKNDLHNDLQSSLSNSQSVVGLLALYTLALKSSCYDLTTITFTVSEKSEPLLTHLKNQMEQEKEHIAVSHRPLTNYYQYSLGVLALCVSGIRVNNHVSNKLIKAAENNLFKHGDSESIDTFAMAGMALQCVKEAGHVQNAVELDTALSKIKETLLAAHRDDGHIGNEFSTGLAVQALLAMGSHIADCAASMEAMRTDARSNTYHNPMAVSQILPALQKKSYLSVKSKDCLNEDDTLVLEPADPVVVLPSQTKVMLTVEVVTLSGAAALYSVNVPKGSSLLEALELLKGKDVGFTFEKESSLWGPFLSAVNGEQARQSDRRYWHLSSDGTALSEGINDYKIEAAQKITIKNTNY is encoded by the exons ATGCTGCCTTTGATCATAATAACAAGCCTCCTGGCTTTTACCTCTGGTAAACCATGTg ATACTGAAGGATCCAACAGAGAGCTGCACCTGTCACTTAATAAGAATCTCCTTCGCTCACTGGAGACGCAGGAAGGACTCCCCAATCCCAGCGTCCACTTGGCATTACGACTTTCTGACAACCACAACTCCGCAAAGGAGAGTGATCACCttaacaaactgaaaaatgatttgCACAATGACCTTCAAAG CTCTCTCTCAAACAGTCAGTCTGTGGTTGGCCTCTTAGCACTTTACACTCTTGCACTGAAGTCCTCCTGCTACGACCTCACCACGATCACCTTCACCGTCAGTGAGAAGAGTGAGCCGCTGCTGACACACCTGAAGAATCAGATGGAGCAAGAAAAAGAGCATATTGCCG TCAGCCACCGCCCTTTGACCAACTATTACCAGTACTCTCTGGGTGTGCTCGCTCTTTGTGTGAGCGGCATCAGGGTCAACAACCATGTCAGCAACAAGCTCATCAAGGCAGCAGAAAATAATCTCTTCAAACACGGAGACTCTGAGAGTATTG ACACCTTTGCCATGGCTGGAATGGCGCTCCAGTGTGTGAAGGAGGCTGGTCATGTGCAGAACGCTGTTGAGCTCGACACAGCCCTCAGCAAGATCAAGGAGACGCTCCTGGCCGCTCATAGGGACGACGGTCATATTGGCAATGAGTTCAGCACAGGCCTCGCAGTTCAA GCTTTACTGGCAATGGGCAGCCATATTGCAGATTGTGCTGCCTCAATGGAGGCGATGAGGACAGACGCCAGAAGCAACACGTACCACAACCCAATGGCTGTTTCTCAGATCCTGCCTGCTCTCCAGAAGAAATCCTACCTGTCGGTTAAAAGCAAGGATTGCCTCAACGAGGATG ATACCCTCGTGCTGGAGCCTGCAGATCCCGTGGTGGTTTTACCAAGCCAGACCAAAGTGATGCTGACGGTGGAGGTGGTGACGCTGAGCGGAGCAGCTGCTCTCTACTCTGTGAATGTGCCAAAGGGAAGCTCTCTGCTGGAGGCTCTTGAACTTCTTAAGGGAAAAGATGTTGGCTTCAC GTTTGAGAAGGAGTCCAGCCTGTGGGGACCTTTCTTGAGTGCGGTGAATGGAGAGCAGGCCAGACAGAGCGACAGAAGATACTGGCACCTCTCCTCAGATGGCACTGCTCTCAGTGAgg GTATCAATGATTACAAGATTGAGGCGGCTCAAAAGATAaccatcaaaaatacaaactactGA
- the dguok gene encoding deoxyguanosine kinase, mitochondrial isoform X1: protein MPVVMSALRRCALLHRVSELKTGLIPFRRFGYNVNAPPSQWKTPDSLLRVGNTAIKQTTYLNTMANKSRKLSLSCSRCLSTATENKTARVKRVSIEGNIAVGKSTFARLLQSACPYWEVVAEPVSKWQNIQGGTSKKTDASPQKTVSNLLQMMYQDPQRWSYTFQTYSCMSRLRTQLQPPPARLLSSQGTPVQVYERSIYSDRYIFALNMFELGCINSTEWAVYQDWHSLLVEQFGHQVELEGIIYLRAPPEKCMERLEHRGRAEEKGVKLDYLEKLHIQHEKWLVEKTTEIHFEKLKKTPVLQLDASVEFQRDPEVQEEFITQMKNFFNAL from the exons ATGCCTGTCGTAATGTCTGCCTTGCGTCGATGCGCTTTGTTACACCGTGTTTCCGAGTTAAAAACAGGTTTGATACCGTTCAGGAGATTTGGATATAATGTTAATGCGCCTCCTTCACAGTGGAAGACACCTGACAGCCTCCTGCGAGTTGGAAACACAGCCATAAAACAGACAACTTACTTAAACACAATGGCTAACAAGTCACGGAAGCTCAGTTTATCTTGTTCAAGGTGCCTCTCAACTGCAACTGAGAATAAAACAGCTCGAGTGAAGAGGGTCTCTATCGAGGGCAACATTG CTGTTGGAAAGTCGACCTTTGCAAGACTCTTGCAGTCAGCGTGTCCATACTGGGAGGTGGTGGCAGAACCAGTCAGCAAATGGCAGAACATTCAGGGCGGGACCTCAAAG AAGACAGACGCGTCACCTCAGAAGACAGTCAGCAACCTGCTGCAGATGATGTACCAGGACCCTCAGCGCTGGTCATACACATTTCAGACATATTCCTGTATGAGCCGACTGAGAACGCAGCTGCAGCCTCCTCCAGCTCGCCTACTCAGCTCACAGGGAACACCTGTCCAGGTGTATGAGCGCTCAATCTACAGCGACAG ATACATCTTTGCCCTGAACATGTTTGAGCTGGGCTGTATCAACTCTACAGAGTGGGCAGTCTACCAGGACTGGCACTCGCTCCTGGTGGAGCAGTTTGGACACCAGGTGGAGCTGGAGGGCATCATCTACCTCAGAGCCCCTCCAGAG AAATGTATGGAGCGTTTAGAGCATCGCGGAAGGGCAGAAGAGAAAGGAGTGAAACTGGACTATCTGGAAAAGCTGCACATTCAGCATGAGAAGTGGCTTGTTGAAAAGACCACTGA AATACATTTTGAGAAGTTGAAAAAGACACCTGTGTTACAACTTGATGCCAGTGTGGAGTTCCAGCGTGATCCAGAGGTGCAGGAAGAATTTATAACTCAG ATGAAGAACTTCTTCAATGCTTTATGA
- the dguok gene encoding deoxyguanosine kinase, mitochondrial isoform X2, giving the protein MANKSRKLSLSCSRCLSTATENKTARVKRVSIEGNIAVGKSTFARLLQSACPYWEVVAEPVSKWQNIQGGTSKKTDASPQKTVSNLLQMMYQDPQRWSYTFQTYSCMSRLRTQLQPPPARLLSSQGTPVQVYERSIYSDRYIFALNMFELGCINSTEWAVYQDWHSLLVEQFGHQVELEGIIYLRAPPEKCMERLEHRGRAEEKGVKLDYLEKLHIQHEKWLVEKTTEIHFEKLKKTPVLQLDASVEFQRDPEVQEEFITQMKNFFNAL; this is encoded by the exons ATGGCTAACAAGTCACGGAAGCTCAGTTTATCTTGTTCAAGGTGCCTCTCAACTGCAACTGAGAATAAAACAGCTCGAGTGAAGAGGGTCTCTATCGAGGGCAACATTG CTGTTGGAAAGTCGACCTTTGCAAGACTCTTGCAGTCAGCGTGTCCATACTGGGAGGTGGTGGCAGAACCAGTCAGCAAATGGCAGAACATTCAGGGCGGGACCTCAAAG AAGACAGACGCGTCACCTCAGAAGACAGTCAGCAACCTGCTGCAGATGATGTACCAGGACCCTCAGCGCTGGTCATACACATTTCAGACATATTCCTGTATGAGCCGACTGAGAACGCAGCTGCAGCCTCCTCCAGCTCGCCTACTCAGCTCACAGGGAACACCTGTCCAGGTGTATGAGCGCTCAATCTACAGCGACAG ATACATCTTTGCCCTGAACATGTTTGAGCTGGGCTGTATCAACTCTACAGAGTGGGCAGTCTACCAGGACTGGCACTCGCTCCTGGTGGAGCAGTTTGGACACCAGGTGGAGCTGGAGGGCATCATCTACCTCAGAGCCCCTCCAGAG AAATGTATGGAGCGTTTAGAGCATCGCGGAAGGGCAGAAGAGAAAGGAGTGAAACTGGACTATCTGGAAAAGCTGCACATTCAGCATGAGAAGTGGCTTGTTGAAAAGACCACTGA AATACATTTTGAGAAGTTGAAAAAGACACCTGTGTTACAACTTGATGCCAGTGTGGAGTTCCAGCGTGATCCAGAGGTGCAGGAAGAATTTATAACTCAG ATGAAGAACTTCTTCAATGCTTTATGA
- the spaw gene encoding southpaw, which produces MPGVSRFKVKMEVLTVFCTFLLCSFGVVFSTQGQKYLTGLQTSLAFRNLSFNHHSRYPMYMMQLYRSFRTADSSVAVITTQGDTLLPRSSDSVTSLMARGCYQVGERWTVTFDMSSISTSDLVQLAELRIRLPAFSRSKHAIVDLYHSRKQSCDLGSTSCQDEQLFLGSFDTSASSTKSSWKVFNATALLKYWLYQGDGASSQEASGEPEGDHGSGAGDEGEKSLFKNLGLKQRKIHHPTTNRVMMVIFSKHNMPQEGQAAYSLIHTVENSKYVTMDRVSSDRQSRRHKRNRMERMRVAAGASPTVAAPAAEPAQRPLCRRVDMWVDFDHIGWDEWIVHPKRYNAFRCEGECPSPLDESFSPTNHAYMQSLLQHHHPERVSCPSCVPTRLSPLSMLYYEHDDLALRHHEDMIVEECGCH; this is translated from the exons ATGCCTGGAGTG AGtagatttaaagtaaaaatggaAGTCCTAACAGTTTTCTGCACATTCCTCCTCTGTTCTTTTGGAGTTGTTTTCTCCACACAGGGGCAAAAATATCTCACAGGCCTCCAGACAAGTTTAGCATTTAGAAATCTCTCATTTAATCATCACAGCAGATACCCAATGTACATGATGCAGCTGTACCGCTCCTTCAGGACTGCTGATTCCTCAGTTGCTGTCATTACAACACAAGGTGACACTTTGTTACCACGCAGTTCTGACTCCGTCACCAGTCTGATGGCCAGAG gtTGCTATCAAGTTGGTGAAAGATGGACCGTCACGTTTGACATGTCCTCCATCTCTACCAGTGACCTTGTCCAGCTGGCAGAGCTTCGGATCAGACTACCTGCTTTCTCCCGCTCTAAGCATGCCATTGTGGATTTATATCACTCCAGAAAGCAGAGCTGTGACCTGGGCAGCACATCATGCCAGGATGAGCAGCTTTTCCTGGGCAGCTTTGACACATCAGCCAGCAGCACAAAGTCTTCCTGGAAGGTTTTTAATGCGACTGCGCTGTTAAAATATTGGTTGTATCAGGGAGACGGAGCATCGAGCCAAGAGGCCTCAGGAGAGCCTGAGGGGGACCATGGGAGCGGTGCTGGTGATGAAGGGGAGAAGTCCCTCTTCAAAAATTTGGgattaaagcaaagaaaaatacaccatCCAACCACAAACCGGGTCATGATGGTCATCTTCTCTAAACATAACATGCCCCAGGAAGGCCAGGCAGCATACAGCCTCATTCACACTGTGGAGAACTCAAAGTATGTGACAATGGACAGAGTGAGCAGTGACCGCCAAAGTCGACGCCACAAAAGGAACAGAATGGAGAGGATGAGGGTGGCTGCAGGAGCTTCACCCACTGTTGCTGCACCAGCAGCAGAGCCGGCCCAGAGGCCGCTGTGTCGGAGAGTAGACATGTGGGTGGACTTTGACCACATCGGCTGGGACGAGTGGATAGTGCACCCTAAACGCTACAATGCATTTCGCTGCGAGGGAGAGTGTCCTTCACCACTGGATGAGTCCTTCAGCCCCACCAATCACGCATACATGCAg AGCCTTCTGCAACATCACCATCCTGAAAGAGTGTCCTGTCCGTCCTGCGTGCCAACGCGCCTCAGCCCGCTCTCCATGCTGTACTACGAGCACGACGATTTGGCCCTGCGGCATCATGAGGACATGATTGTTGAAGAGTGCGGATGTCACTGA
- the eif4ebp1 gene encoding eukaryotic translation initiation factor 4E-binding protein 1: MSTDCQKTTAKAIPSTRTVTINDAAHMPQDYSTTPGGTLFSTTPGGTRIIYDRKFLLGCRSSPVAKTPPRGLPNIPGVTSPPSKDTDKKVHNGELLNNNIPAPDSSNTGDESQFEMDI; the protein is encoded by the exons ATGTCCACTGACTGCCAGAAGACCACTGCCAAGGCCATCCCGTCGACTAGGACTGTGACCATTAACGACGCGGCGCACATGCCCCAGGACTACTCCACTACTCCCGGAGGGACCCTGTTCAGCACGACCCCGGGTG GTACCAGGATCATCTACGACCGGAAGTTCCTGCTGGGGTGTCGCAGCTCTCCGGTGGCCAAGACTCCTCCGCGAGGTCTACCTAACATTCCCGGGGTCACCAGTCCTCCCTCCAAAGACACAGATAAGAAGGTCCATAATGGAGAACTACTGAACAACAACATCCCTGCTCCCGATAGCAGCAACACTG gTGATGAATCACAGTTTGAGATGGACATCTAG